From Paenibacillus sp. PK3_47, the proteins below share one genomic window:
- a CDS encoding ATP-binding cassette domain-containing protein → MIHCEGLVKIYKSSDLEVVALQGLDLQVKAGELMAIIGNSGSGKSTLLNMLGGLDKPSAGKLLVDGKDLLGFSEKDLVRYKRETVGFVWQNNARNLLPFLTAIENVELPILLRGKRRRAKAEALLEAVGLKDRMKNSLSQLSGGEQQRVAIAIALANDPRLLLADEPTGSLDTRTSEQVLDLFRSLNQSMGITVVIVTHDPLLARKVNRVVQIRDGMTSAEMIRRISYAEELARMEAEGLLQEQESHIEYAVVDKAGRLQIPAELLEAEGFKGSNKVRVELENGRIVLLPPQRKG, encoded by the coding sequence ATGATTCATTGTGAAGGACTGGTCAAAATTTATAAATCCTCGGATCTAGAGGTCGTTGCCCTGCAGGGATTGGACCTTCAGGTGAAGGCTGGAGAACTGATGGCGATTATCGGCAATTCCGGGAGCGGAAAGTCGACACTGCTCAACATGCTGGGCGGACTCGATAAGCCTTCGGCAGGAAAACTGCTGGTTGACGGGAAGGATCTGCTTGGATTCTCGGAGAAGGATCTTGTCCGGTACAAACGGGAGACCGTCGGGTTTGTCTGGCAGAATAATGCGCGCAATCTGCTTCCCTTTTTGACGGCCATTGAGAATGTGGAGCTGCCGATTCTGCTGCGCGGCAAGCGGCGGCGGGCGAAGGCCGAAGCTTTGCTTGAAGCAGTCGGGCTGAAAGACCGCATGAAGAATTCGCTCAGCCAGCTTTCCGGAGGTGAGCAGCAGCGGGTCGCCATTGCCATTGCTCTTGCCAATGATCCGCGGCTGCTGCTGGCCGACGAGCCTACCGGCTCGCTGGATACCCGAACCTCCGAGCAGGTTCTGGATTTATTCCGGTCCCTGAACCAATCCATGGGAATTACTGTTGTCATAGTAACCCATGATCCGCTGCTGGCCCGCAAGGTGAACCGGGTGGTGCAGATCCGTGACGGCATGACCTCCGCCGAGATGATCCGGCGCATCTCTTATGCTGAGGAACTGGCGAGGATGGAAGCGGAGGGGCTGCTTCAGGAGCAGGAGAGTCATATTGAATATGCTGTTGTCGACAAAGCCGGACGGCTGCAGATTCCTGCGGAATTGCTGGAAGCTGAGGGATTCAAAGGAAGCAACAAGGTGCGTGTGGAGCTGGAGAACGGGCGGATTGTCCTCTTGCCGCCGCAAAGGAAGGGTTGA
- a CDS encoding endo-1,4-beta-xylanase yields MIIQKKPRTPIILGAFTLLLIIAGVTAVLAAGKTKESRNPPEAASPPGITAQEAASSQAVRDFEDGTLQGWHPRGGGEKLTVTAEAAHESRYGLHVAGRTSGRDGPQLDITPLLKKGELYTLTAWVKLPAGTPEAPVAITVQRTTNGSESSEFITSGTVNDSGWTMLSGRYEALHSFEQLKLTLTSGSNPALEFYADDITVGQKPAAELKAEPQPGPASVQQNIPALKELFAGDFKLGTSLLAEEILNPDGPDAGLLKKHFNSLTPGNELKWDATEPLENSFNFSRADRIADFAADNGIALRGHTLVWHSQTPDWVFHDEQGNLVGKEVLFARMKNHIDTVVGRYKGKIYAWDVVNEVIEPGDNQPGGLRNSLWYQIAGEEYIEKAFEYAHAADPDAKLYINDYNTHIPDKRQYLVELIQRLKAKGVPVEGIGHQNHISLTYPSAAELDSMITAFGDLGIEQQITEMDMSVYSNDSQSYESFSEEMQIAQAHRYREIFDVFMKHREKLTAVIFWGKDDRNTWLRSFPVKRNNWPLLFDEQLQAKYAYWALVDPDKVPGADYGPIHTTHDTQGGTFMNTLNKEENGIIKAIGKEPGKGNPLVSYKFGADPYALVYKDRVYLYMTNDVLEYDDAGQVKDNTYGNINKITVISSDDLLNWTDHGEIAAARSEGAAKWATQSWAPAAAHKVIDGKDKFFLYFANNASGIGVLTSDSPEGPWVDPLGEALILRSVPGVEDVTWLFDPAVLVDDDGRAYIYFGGGVPEGKPEWPNTARVMELGPDMISVVGEAKPIPAPFMFEDAGINKYGGRYYFTYCSNFFSGERPEGSPPAGEIAYMTSDHPMGPWTYRGTILKNPGHFFGVGGNNHHSMFAFHDKWYIAYHAQTLSKELGVPKGYRSTHLNEVLFSDADGTIQEIEANYEGVGAIQSFNPYKSVPAATSAWSAGIAVEPPALSSGEAVNERVVTALTDGSWAAIAGVDFGHPGASEVRVSVAGGDQPSIIELRLDQPDGELIGTVNVAAGSGEKAAELSAKVSGAEGTHDLYLVFRGEGGKQLLQLYRWQFSK; encoded by the coding sequence GTGATCATACAAAAGAAGCCTCGAACACCAATTATTCTTGGCGCATTCACGCTCTTGTTAATCATAGCGGGGGTTACTGCGGTACTCGCTGCCGGAAAGACAAAGGAAAGCCGGAATCCTCCGGAAGCGGCTTCACCCCCGGGCATTACCGCGCAAGAAGCTGCAAGCAGCCAGGCGGTCCGCGATTTTGAAGACGGAACATTGCAGGGCTGGCATCCGCGGGGCGGAGGCGAGAAGCTGACAGTTACCGCTGAAGCCGCACATGAGAGCAGATACGGTCTGCATGTTGCCGGAAGGACGTCAGGCCGGGACGGTCCGCAGCTGGATATTACTCCGCTGCTCAAGAAGGGAGAGCTCTATACGCTGACCGCCTGGGTCAAGCTGCCTGCCGGAACCCCGGAAGCGCCGGTTGCCATCACGGTCCAGCGGACGACGAACGGCAGCGAAAGCTCCGAGTTCATTACTTCCGGAACGGTCAATGACAGCGGGTGGACCATGCTTTCAGGAAGATACGAAGCACTGCATTCGTTTGAGCAGCTGAAGCTCACGCTTACGTCCGGCAGCAATCCTGCACTGGAGTTCTATGCCGATGATATAACGGTCGGACAAAAGCCGGCTGCGGAATTAAAGGCTGAGCCACAGCCTGGACCCGCTTCGGTGCAGCAGAATATTCCGGCGCTCAAGGAACTCTTTGCCGGTGATTTCAAGCTGGGTACCTCCCTGCTGGCCGAAGAAATTCTGAACCCGGACGGTCCGGATGCAGGGCTGCTTAAGAAGCATTTCAACAGCTTGACCCCCGGCAATGAGCTGAAATGGGATGCAACCGAACCCCTGGAGAACAGCTTTAACTTCTCCCGGGCAGACCGGATTGCCGATTTTGCCGCCGATAACGGAATTGCCTTGCGGGGACACACGCTGGTATGGCATAGTCAGACCCCTGACTGGGTATTCCATGACGAACAAGGTAACCTCGTCGGCAAAGAAGTGCTGTTTGCACGGATGAAAAATCATATCGATACCGTCGTCGGCCGGTATAAAGGCAAAATTTATGCCTGGGACGTCGTTAATGAAGTGATTGAGCCGGGTGATAACCAGCCCGGCGGGCTCCGCAACAGCCTGTGGTATCAGATTGCCGGAGAAGAGTATATCGAAAAGGCGTTCGAATATGCTCATGCCGCTGATCCGGACGCCAAGCTGTACATCAACGACTACAACACGCATATTCCCGATAAACGTCAATATCTGGTTGAACTGATTCAGCGGCTGAAGGCCAAAGGGGTGCCTGTAGAGGGCATCGGCCACCAGAACCATATCAGCCTTACTTATCCGTCTGCCGCAGAACTTGACTCTATGATTACTGCCTTCGGGGATCTGGGCATTGAGCAGCAGATCACAGAGATGGATATGAGTGTCTATTCGAACGATTCACAGAGCTACGAAAGCTTCTCCGAGGAAATGCAAATTGCACAGGCGCACAGGTACCGGGAAATCTTTGATGTCTTTATGAAGCACAGGGAAAAGTTAACCGCAGTTATTTTCTGGGGCAAAGACGACAGGAACACCTGGCTCCGCTCTTTTCCGGTAAAACGAAACAACTGGCCGCTGCTCTTTGATGAACAGCTGCAGGCCAAATATGCATACTGGGCCCTGGTTGACCCGGACAAAGTCCCGGGAGCGGATTACGGCCCGATCCATACCACTCATGATACTCAAGGAGGAACATTTATGAACACTTTGAACAAAGAAGAGAACGGGATCATTAAGGCCATCGGCAAAGAGCCCGGCAAAGGCAACCCGCTCGTCTCTTATAAATTTGGAGCCGACCCGTATGCGCTGGTGTATAAGGACAGGGTCTACTTGTATATGACCAATGACGTTCTGGAGTATGACGATGCAGGGCAGGTTAAGGATAACACCTACGGCAACATCAACAAGATCACGGTAATATCGTCAGATGACCTATTGAATTGGACCGATCATGGCGAAATTGCCGCTGCCCGCTCTGAAGGCGCAGCCAAGTGGGCCACCCAATCCTGGGCTCCGGCAGCCGCCCATAAGGTGATTGACGGCAAAGACAAGTTTTTTCTGTACTTTGCCAATAATGCCAGCGGGATCGGCGTGCTGACCAGCGACAGCCCGGAAGGGCCGTGGGTGGACCCGCTGGGTGAAGCACTGATCCTGCGCTCGGTGCCGGGCGTTGAAGATGTGACCTGGCTGTTTGATCCGGCGGTACTGGTGGACGATGACGGCAGGGCGTATATTTACTTCGGCGGCGGCGTTCCGGAAGGCAAGCCGGAGTGGCCGAATACCGCCCGGGTAATGGAACTGGGCCCGGATATGATCAGCGTAGTGGGCGAAGCCAAGCCTATTCCGGCTCCCTTTATGTTTGAAGACGCGGGCATCAATAAATATGGCGGCCGGTATTATTTTACGTACTGCTCCAATTTCTTCAGCGGTGAACGTCCGGAAGGCAGCCCGCCTGCCGGTGAAATTGCCTATATGACCAGTGACCATCCGATGGGGCCCTGGACATACCGCGGCACCATTCTCAAGAATCCCGGCCATTTCTTTGGCGTCGGCGGCAACAATCATCATTCGATGTTTGCGTTCCATGACAAATGGTACATCGCCTATCATGCCCAGACCTTGTCCAAAGAGCTGGGGGTTCCCAAAGGCTACCGCTCCACTCATTTGAACGAAGTGCTATTCAGTGATGCGGACGGCACTATCCAAGAGATAGAGGCCAACTATGAAGGCGTAGGCGCAATTCAATCCTTTAATCCGTATAAGTCTGTACCGGCGGCAACATCTGCCTGGAGTGCAGGTATAGCGGTAGAGCCCCCGGCATTGTCCAGCGGTGAAGCAGTGAATGAACGTGTGGTAACCGCATTGACAGACGGAAGCTGGGCCGCAATAGCCGGTGTCGATTTCGGGCACCCGGGCGCCTCGGAGGTCAGGGTGTCCGTCGCCGGCGGTGATCAGCCGTCCATCATTGAACTGCGGCTGGACCAGCCGGACGGGGAACTCATCGGCACAGTGAATGTAGCTGCCGGATCAGGAGAGAAGGCAGCCGAATTGTCGGCGAAGGTCTCAGGAGCGGAGGGGACACACGATTTGTATTTGGTATTCCGCGGAGAAGGCGGGAAGCAGCTGCTGCAGTTATACCGGTGGCAATTTTCTAAATAA
- a CDS encoding GHKL domain-containing protein yields MHSAALVGITLLQLMLTHRYFSVFFLPARNSGSNKLFIYVLSGCISFISTISFFPAIITGGISVIFTLLISFLFIASFRIRLFFSVLYLILGFIAESVSYYSISFFRTMQGTNELSQWENRLFISFISIFIMLLFILILKAVKRENNYDIGKPYYLILIAVILISLLVLHTLFFYCDKNLFYILSVTGILGINILIFFLLERMIEKFRLTEENRLLQKQMYYQENRYEQTSHSFKRIKQIIHDTNKHLRYIQHCIHVDKLDEADRHVRQTLNEMNGSYPMVATGNLVIDALVSHAMHTASDNGIIFEHDIRVVNADINIDVYDLCIVIGNIIDNALEAVQEVPSSHNPFIKIFAATDRSSLFIQVLNSRQSSVSHTYKFFNKNPEFHGFGLTNIQKIAGKYGGYLKVDAKETAYETIVILPFKD; encoded by the coding sequence TTGCACAGTGCAGCACTGGTCGGAATAACGCTTCTTCAATTGATGCTGACGCACCGTTACTTCTCTGTATTTTTTTTACCGGCACGGAATTCCGGAAGTAATAAGCTGTTCATCTATGTATTGTCCGGTTGTATTTCTTTTATCTCCACCATATCCTTTTTTCCGGCAATCATTACCGGCGGAATCTCTGTTATTTTCACACTATTGATTTCATTTTTGTTTATTGCCAGTTTCAGGATCCGGTTATTTTTCTCGGTCCTTTATCTTATCCTGGGATTTATTGCCGAATCTGTCTCTTATTATTCGATCTCCTTCTTCAGAACGATGCAAGGAACAAATGAGCTCTCCCAATGGGAAAACCGGCTGTTCATTTCGTTCATTTCCATTTTTATTATGCTGTTATTTATCCTGATTCTTAAAGCCGTCAAACGCGAAAATAACTATGATATCGGAAAGCCCTACTATCTGATTCTTATTGCGGTGATTTTAATCAGCCTGTTAGTCTTGCACACCCTATTTTTTTATTGTGATAAAAATCTGTTCTACATCCTCTCTGTTACAGGTATTTTAGGGATCAATATTCTTATATTTTTTCTGCTCGAGCGCATGATAGAAAAATTCCGTTTAACCGAAGAGAACCGGCTTTTACAAAAGCAAATGTACTATCAGGAGAACCGGTATGAGCAGACTTCCCATTCCTTCAAACGGATCAAACAAATTATTCATGATACCAACAAGCATTTACGTTATATTCAGCACTGTATTCATGTTGACAAGCTGGATGAAGCCGACCGGCATGTCCGCCAGACGCTTAACGAGATGAACGGGTCCTATCCCATGGTAGCTACAGGGAATCTGGTTATTGATGCTTTAGTGAGCCATGCGATGCATACAGCTTCCGATAACGGGATTATTTTTGAGCATGATATCAGAGTCGTGAATGCAGACATCAATATTGATGTCTACGATTTATGCATCGTCATAGGCAATATCATAGATAATGCCCTTGAGGCCGTCCAGGAAGTGCCTTCGAGCCACAATCCGTTCATCAAAATATTTGCAGCTACAGACCGCTCCAGCCTGTTCATCCAGGTGCTCAATTCGCGCCAGTCGTCTGTTAGCCATACCTATAAGTTTTTCAATAAAAATCCTGAATTCCATGGTTTCGGATTGACCAACATCCAGAAAATCGCGGGTAAATACGGGGGTTACCTCAAGGTTGACGCAAAAGAAACCGCATATGAAACAATCGTAATCCTGCCTTTCAAGGATTGA
- a CDS encoding LytTR family DNA-binding domain-containing protein, which translates to MFRLAVCDNDLEIHQQLRQYFSDLSIHTNFVFDIRYFSSGEDLMAFYEQEGAHVFHVLLLDIEMNGINGIETAQRIRALPDRELQIIFMSSYPEYMIESFDVQTFHYMIKPLAYPQFENILMKVFHYIETSAQSYVVLKIDQEQIVIRTSDVISVVKIKHALSQNRIKVITTKEQYICSGTLADYLNRLGHPFMQIYRSVIINLEHVFRFSADTVIMTNHEQFPIGRTQSKNIKDAYARHVIAQFKERGKSTCTVQHWSE; encoded by the coding sequence GTGTTTCGCCTGGCAGTCTGCGATAACGACTTAGAGATTCACCAGCAGTTACGACAATACTTCTCGGATTTGTCCATCCATACCAATTTCGTGTTTGATATCAGGTATTTTTCCTCCGGGGAAGATTTAATGGCATTTTATGAGCAGGAAGGCGCCCACGTTTTCCATGTCCTGCTGCTGGATATTGAAATGAATGGAATCAACGGCATTGAGACTGCACAGAGAATCCGTGCTCTGCCTGACCGTGAACTGCAAATTATTTTTATGAGCAGCTATCCGGAGTACATGATTGAAAGCTTTGACGTGCAGACCTTCCATTATATGATCAAACCCTTGGCCTATCCGCAATTTGAGAATATATTAATGAAGGTTTTTCATTATATCGAAACGTCAGCACAGTCTTATGTAGTTCTAAAAATTGACCAGGAGCAGATCGTGATCCGCACCTCAGATGTCATTTCCGTTGTAAAAATCAAGCATGCGTTAAGCCAGAACAGAATAAAGGTGATAACAACCAAGGAACAGTATATCTGCTCGGGAACACTGGCCGATTACCTGAACCGTTTAGGGCATCCTTTTATGCAGATCTACCGCTCGGTAATCATCAATCTGGAGCATGTATTCAGATTTAGTGCAGATACTGTCATCATGACTAATCATGAGCAATTTCCTATAGGCCGCACACAATCCAAGAATATTAAAGACGCATATGCGCGCCATGTGATTGCCCAGTTTAAAGAAAGAGGAAAGTCAACTTGCACAGTGCAGCACTGGTCGGAATAA
- a CDS encoding accessory gene regulator B family protein, which yields MIEQWINKLALQAEASGDVDPKDLPIFRYGLQMMVEIGIIFMTMLLVSLAFDKIIETAVWLFTIIIFRSIGEGYHAKTFKSCYFISVSIYLLTIASLELIPSVWFAQITLGCLVLVIILFAITSSLTLKHQSKETIDNRIFHKTRILLSFCFYFFVIYRLSQDTVSASVLAAMLGFLVTQLSHFIKIKEWKK from the coding sequence ATGATAGAACAATGGATCAATAAATTGGCCTTACAGGCTGAGGCAAGCGGGGATGTTGACCCTAAAGATTTGCCAATATTCCGCTACGGACTGCAAATGATGGTTGAAATCGGCATTATTTTTATGACTATGTTACTTGTATCCCTGGCATTCGACAAAATAATAGAAACAGCAGTCTGGTTATTCACGATTATTATTTTTAGAAGCATCGGCGAAGGATATCATGCTAAAACATTCAAAAGCTGTTATTTCATATCAGTCAGCATTTATCTGTTAACCATTGCTTCACTGGAGCTTATTCCTTCTGTATGGTTCGCGCAGATTACGCTGGGCTGTCTCGTTCTGGTCATTATATTGTTTGCAATCACCAGTTCCCTGACCCTTAAGCATCAAAGCAAAGAAACCATAGATAACAGAATCTTTCACAAGACCAGGATTTTGCTCAGCTTTTGTTTTTACTTCTTTGTAATATACCGGTTAAGCCAAGATACTGTCAGTGCCAGTGTGCTCGCAGCCATGCTTGGATTCCTCGTTACCCAGCTGTCCCATTTCATAAAAATTAAGGAGTGGAAGAAATGA
- a CDS encoding cyclic lactone autoinducer peptide — protein MKTTKFSMKALSKVAGLFALTGANLLCWWIAHEPEMPEEVKKMRKI, from the coding sequence ATGAAAACAACAAAATTTTCTATGAAGGCTCTAAGCAAAGTTGCAGGATTATTCGCATTAACAGGTGCTAATCTCTTATGCTGGTGGATTGCCCATGAACCCGAGATGCCGGAAGAAGTGAAAAAAATGCGGAAGATTTAA
- a CDS encoding 4'-phosphopantetheinyl transferase superfamily protein translates to MIKLADTSTNYIYTTRIPIDLDKEIFLKLTKSVSQYKRKRIFSYLKYDDALRSLFGELLVRYMLAAEHSEDPRKFIISVGPYGKPYIRNWNGSLHFNLAHSGNWVASAASYRPIGIDIEQVSDIEMDVAEHYFSPEENSVLALLSGKSRQKHFFLLWTAKESYIKADGRGLAIPLSSFTVSLSSQSVFFNQEPAERRFLKHYYPDTDYVLAVCAESSAFPNTIKFVDFTTIMHMFLGD, encoded by the coding sequence ATGATCAAGCTGGCTGACACTTCAACCAACTACATATACACCACCCGTATTCCAATTGATTTAGATAAAGAAATATTCCTTAAGCTTACCAAGTCTGTAAGTCAATATAAAAGAAAGCGTATCTTCTCTTATCTGAAGTATGATGATGCATTACGATCGCTGTTCGGCGAGCTGCTGGTGCGTTACATGCTGGCTGCAGAACATTCAGAAGATCCCAGGAAGTTCATCATTAGCGTCGGGCCCTACGGCAAGCCCTACATCAGGAACTGGAACGGTTCACTGCACTTTAATCTGGCCCACTCCGGGAACTGGGTAGCCAGCGCGGCTTCCTATAGGCCGATCGGTATTGATATTGAACAGGTTTCTGACATTGAAATGGATGTAGCGGAGCATTACTTCAGCCCTGAAGAGAACAGCGTACTCGCTTTGCTGTCAGGGAAATCCAGACAAAAGCATTTTTTTCTGTTATGGACAGCAAAAGAAAGCTACATCAAAGCTGACGGACGGGGCCTTGCTATTCCTTTATCGTCGTTTACAGTGTCCCTTTCGTCGCAGTCGGTCTTTTTTAATCAGGAGCCTGCAGAACGGCGCTTTCTAAAACATTATTATCCCGATACTGACTATGTGCTGGCGGTTTGTGCGGAATCTTCTGCCTTTCCTAATACCATCAAGTTTGTTGATTTCACTACGATCATGCATATGTTTCTGGGAGATTAG
- a CDS encoding alpha/beta fold hydrolase, translating to MPESTGIKLFTLPCAGSSAAMLYRSWMGAIDSVEVIPLELPGRGRRFNEDLLSSIPQMVDDLERQIQAYLRPGEEYVLFGHSMGSLLAYELGLRLSVQQLYRLSHVFVSAMNPPHIRRAEPLHLKSEDELIEEIMVMGGTPESFFTENETRSLFLPIFYADFHAVETYTVNFPVRKLPCSITVLTGQQDVLTSSDMKEWERYTEVLMSCVFFQGGHFYLTDEEQAVHRLITDTLSRDRQLTNSDMTY from the coding sequence ATGCCGGAGAGTACAGGCATCAAATTATTCACTTTGCCTTGTGCAGGCAGTTCTGCTGCAATGTTGTACCGTTCATGGATGGGGGCAATCGATTCGGTGGAGGTTATTCCGCTGGAGCTTCCCGGGAGGGGCAGGAGATTTAATGAGGACCTGTTATCCAGTATCCCGCAAATGGTGGACGATCTTGAAAGACAAATACAAGCATATTTGCGGCCAGGGGAGGAATATGTGCTGTTTGGCCACAGCATGGGGAGTCTGCTGGCTTATGAGCTTGGGCTTAGGCTGTCAGTTCAGCAGCTGTACAGGCTGTCCCATGTTTTTGTGTCCGCAATGAATCCGCCGCATATACGCAGAGCGGAACCTCTGCACCTGAAATCTGAAGATGAATTGATAGAAGAAATTATGGTGATGGGCGGGACTCCGGAAAGCTTTTTTACGGAAAATGAAACCCGCTCTTTATTTCTTCCTATTTTTTATGCCGATTTTCATGCTGTCGAAACATACACAGTGAACTTTCCGGTCCGTAAGCTGCCTTGCAGCATTACGGTGCTGACAGGACAGCAAGATGTATTGACATCTTCGGACATGAAGGAATGGGAGAGATATACAGAAGTATTGATGAGCTGTGTTTTCTTTCAGGGAGGGCATTTTTATCTGACGGATGAAGAACAGGCTGTTCACCGGCTGATTACAGATACTCTGAGCAGGGACAGACAATTAACCAATTCCGACATGACCTATTAA